The following coding sequences lie in one Spinacia oleracea cultivar Varoflay chromosome 1, BTI_SOV_V1, whole genome shotgun sequence genomic window:
- the LOC110793898 gene encoding glyceraldehyde-3-phosphate dehydrogenase, cytosolic, with product MGSDKIKIGINGFGRIGRLVARIALQRDDVELVAINDPFISTDYMTYMFKYDSVHGQWKHHEVKVQDSNTLLFGEKAVTVFASRNPEEIPWGETGADYVVESTGVFTDKDKAAAHLKGGAKKVIISAPSKDAPMFVVGVNEKEYKPEIDIVSNASCTTNCLAPLAKVINDRFGIVEGLMTTVHSITATQKTVDGPSSKDWRGGRAASFNIIPSSTGAAKAVGKVLPSLNGKLTGMSFRVPTVDVSVVDLTVRLEKEASYDEIKAAIKEESEGNLKGILGYTEDDVVSTDFLGDSRSSIFDAKAGIALNKNFVKLVSWYDNEWGYSSRVIDLIVYMASVQA from the exons ATgg GCTCTGACAAGATCAAGATTGGAATTAATG GTTTTGGAAGAATTGGTAGATTGGTAGCCAGAATTGCTCTACAAAGAGATGATGTTGAACTTGTTGCTATTAATGATCCTTTCATTTCCACCGATTACATG ACATATATGTTCAAGTATGATTCTGTACATGGACAATGGAAACACCATGAAGTGAAAGTCCAAGATTCAAACACCCTTCTTTTTGGTGAAAAGGCTGTCACTGTTTTTGCCTCTAG GAACCCAGAAGAGATTCCATGGGGTGAAACTGGAGCTGATTACGTTGTTGAATCAACTggagttttcactgacaaagacaaAGCTGCTGCCCATTTGAAG GGAGGAGCAAAGAAAGTGATAATATCTGCACCAAGCAAAGATGCACCTATGTTTGTTGTTGGTGTCAATGAGAAGGAATACAAGCCTGAAATCGACATTGTTTCAAATGCTAGCTGCACTACCAACTGCCTTGCTCCCTTAGCCAAG GTTATCAATGACAGATTTGGCATTGTAGAAGGACTTATGACTACTGTCCATTCCATCACTG CTACACAGAAAACTGTTGATGGACCATCTAGCAAAGACTGGAGGGGTGGAAGAGCTGCTTCCTTCAACATCATTCCTAGCAGCACTGGAGCTGCTAAG GCTGTAGGCAAGGTGCTTCCATCATTGAATGGCAAGCTAACCGGAATGTCATTCCGTGTTCCAACTGTTGATGTTTCGGTTGTTGATCTTACTGTTAGACTCGAGAAGGAAGCTTCATATGATGAAATTAAAGCTGCTATCAA GGAGGAATCTGAGGGAAACCTCAAAGGTATCTTAGGTTACACAGAAGATGATGTTGTGTCCACGGATTTTCTAGGTGACAGTAG gtcaagtatctTTGATGCAAAGGCGGGTATTGCTTTGAACAAGAACTTTGTTAAGTTGGTTTCTTGGTATGACAATGAATGGGGATACAG CTCCCGAGTTATTGATTTGATCGTGTACATGGCTTCTGTCCAAGCTTGA
- the LOC110793914 gene encoding pentatricopeptide repeat-containing protein At3g04130, mitochondrial codes for MISYSMQHLLLKTLVRNCLNERVLKLLIASVPLHFRNVVCGKGYGYAKFSTYSPLGTSQFKNPIESSELQLVVNKVHVGSSEDEILSYLVNDEVCEGISVSHALVDSLLHRFKDDWKSALGVFRWTESRPNFEHLPEAYDSMVDILGKARQFDKMSGLMGEMLERELVTLRTMAIVMRRFAGARRWSDAVRTFDELGTFGLKKNAESMNLLLDTLCKESQVQMARAIFLELKSHILPTVHTFNIFVHGWCKIKRVEEAYWTLQEMKGHGFRPCVISYSTIIQTYCRLSNWNKTFELLEMMESQGCKPSVVTYTTIMSSLSKADKLEDALQIADRAKLAGCELDVQFYNALIHTLGKAQRITEAFNIFKVEMPNNGVHPSTSTYNTLIGMFCRNGQEEMAFNILDDMEKAALCKPDLQTFYPLLKACFRLGMLDSCLSKLLDDMAIKHHLSLDDSTYSLLIHGLCRVDKCEWAFRVFEEMVGKDVTPRYQTCRLLLDQVKEKNMYAAVEKVELYFNNLKASFPQKFSVSRTSIESAEGS; via the coding sequence ATGATTTCTTATTCAATGCAGCATCTTTTGTTGAAAACCCTTGTCAGAAATTGTTTGAATGAAAGGGTTTTAAAACTTCTGATTGCATCAGTACCTTTGCATTTTCGTAATGTTGTTTGTGGTAAGGGTTATGGGTATGCAAAATTTTCCACATATTCGCCTTTGGGAACTAGCCAATTTAAAAACCCTATAGAATCATCTGAGCTTCAATTAGTTGTTAACAAGGTTCATGTTGGTAGTAGTGAGGATGAGATTTTGAGTTATTTGGTGAATGATGAAGTTTGTGAGGGAATTAGTGTAAGTCATGCCCTTGTCGATTCATTGCTTCATCGGTTCAAAGACGACTGGAAATCGGCATTAGGTGTTTTTAGATGGACTGAATCGCGTCCTAACTTTGAGCACTTGCCTGAAGCATATGATTCAATGGTAGACATATTAGGAAAGGCGAGGCAGTTTGATAAGATGAGCGGGTTGATGGGTGAAATGCTTGAGAGGGAATTGGTTACCCTTAGAACTATGGCTATTGTAATGAGAAGGTTTGCTGGTGCGCGTAGGTGGAGTGATGCTGTGAGGACATTTGATGAGTTGGGTACTTTTGGTTTGAAGAAGAATGCAGAGTCTATGAATCTGTTGCTTGATACACTTTGCAAAGAGAGTCAAGTACAGATGGCTCGTGCGATCTTTTTGGAGCTTAAATCTCATATCTTGCCGACTGTGCACACGTTTAATATATTCGTTCATGGTTGGTGCAAAATCAAACGGGTTGAAGAAGCATATTGGACGCTCCAAGAAATGAAAGGGCATGGATTTAGGCCCTGTGTGATAAGCTATTCAACTATCATTCAGACTTACTGCCGACTGTCTAATTGGAATAAGACTTTTGAGTTACTTGAGATGATGGAATCTCAGGGATGCAAACCCAGTGTTGTTACTTACACAACTATAATGTCTTCGTTGTCAAAGGCGGACAAACTTGAAGATGCACTACAAATAGCTGACAGAGCTAAATTGGCTGGATGCGAACTTGACGTTCAGTTTTATAATGCATTGATCCATACCCTTGGAAAAGCTCAACGCATAACGGAAGCCTTTAATATCTTTAAGGTAGAGATGCCTAATAATGGTGTTCATCCTAGCACTTCGACCTACAATACATTAATTGGTATGTTTTGTCGTAATGGCCAAGAAGAGATGGCTTTCAACATTCTAGATGACATGGAAAAGGCTGCACTTTGTAAGCCTGATCTTCAGACATTCTATCCTTTGCTAAAAGCGTGCTTCAGATTGGGGATGCTGGATAGTTGCTTGAGCAAACTACTGGATGATATGGCTATCAAGCATCATCTTAGTCTTGATGATTCAACATATTCACTTTTGATTCATGGTCTCTGTAGAGTGGACAAGTGTGAGTGGGCCTTCCGTGTATTTGAGGAAATGGTAGGTAAGGATGTGACACCAAGGTATCAAACATGCCGTCTGCTTCTAGATCAAGTTAAAGAGAAGAACATGTATGCTGCTGTTGAAAAAGTTGAGCTGTACTTCAATAACTTGAAAGCTTCTTTTCCACAAAAATTTTCAG
- the LOC110793886 gene encoding putative ABC transporter C family member 15: MSPFDFHEVLEFLSMEVVLEVANVVFCTLFLLWVFVDVSQRFIRREDNVVGKPAKLLRNYGRNSSLYTSVIMSTTYLCYCLYESFWCHKTVSYSSISTAFTWVLSTLILVYSRERILKEHKKWPLVLIIWWVYSMLFYMVLVTYYIITHLTSIDLNIPKAEFVDFLGFPLSLFLCFNGVYGCSYEHELEQPLLPPEQESSTKELSDFRNSGFWSKIAFSWLNPLFRLGRIQQLVLADIPSVPQSETAENASSVLEESLRKQKINGYSLPNAICNSMWKSLLTNAFFAGANTIASYMGPLLITHFVDYLSTKSDNTNYHEGLTLPVIFFIGKCIESISQRQWYFGASCIGIRVRAATIALVYKRSLNIKIFAVGQGNGKIINLINVDAERIGDFFLYIHRIWLLPLQVSLALVILYINLGAAPAIAALSSTIFVMICNTPLASKQEMLHSKIMEAKDSRIKATMETLKSMRVLKLHSWESSFMEKILKLRETEKVWLSKYLYTSSAVAFLFWASPTLVSVVTFSVCILVKTPLTSGTVLSALATFRILQEPIYNLPELISMIAQTRVSVARLESFLRDEDHQMKLLAYRKFRASSLALDIESGEYAWDINNHYARKPTIKISERLKIDKGCKIAVCGSVGSGKSSLLCSILGEIPRILGREIKVYGTKAYVPQNSWIQTGTVRDNVLFGKEMNKGFYEEVLEACALNKDLQMWTDADMCVVGERGINLSGGQKQRIQLARAIYSDADVYFLDDPFSAVDALTGAHLFKKALMQMLSEKTVVYITHQLEFLGAADVVLVMKDGRIIQSGRYEDLIRDSEGELVRQMDAHQKSLEQVDTNDSECNQNSTAKSSSSSVSQDLIEENSSCSIQYDKLAKTNDEEAIRGRVNWNVYSTFITAAYRGALVPVILLCQILFQGLQIGSSYWLAWATEEEDRVSHKRLMTVFVLLSGGSCVFILGRTIFLSTIAIETAQQMFLSMIKSVFRAPISFFDFTPTSRILSRSSTDQSTVDMDIPYRLAGLVFALIQLLSIIFLMSRVAWQIILIFVAVIAISCWYQAYYITTARELARMVGIRKAPILHHFSESMVGSPTIRCFNQEGRFYEKILSLVNDYSRVTFHNIAAMEWLSVRINFLFNVVFFVVLVILVMLPRSAIDPSMSGLAVTYGLNMNVLQAWIIWNLCNVENKMISVERILEFARLPSEAPSVIEHCRPESDWPTEGFIQFENLHVRYSPDLPMVLKGITSTIPAKMKVGVVGRTGSGKSTLIQALFRVVEPSQGRILIDGVDVCMLGLKDLRSRLSIIPQDPTLFQGNVRFNLDPLEEHSDQEIWEVLNKCHGLASVIRQDARLLDAPVAEDGENWSLGQRQLVCLGRVLLQRRRILVLDEATASVDTATDNIIQKTVREETSGCTVITVAHRIPTVIDNDLVLVLDQGKIAEYDSPSELLKDGSTAFSKLVKEFLRRSSKHFDEI; the protein is encoded by the exons ATGAGTCCTTTTGACTTTCATGAGGTTTTAGAGTTTTTATCAATGGAGGTTGTTCTTGAGGTAGCTAATGTAGTGTTCTGTACATTGTTTTTGTTATGGGTTTTTGTCGATGTTTCCCAAAGGTTTATCAGGAGGGAAGATAATGTTGTAGGAAAACCAGCAAAATTGTTAAGAAATTATGGTAGGAATTCGAGTTTGTACACTAGTGTAATAATGTCCACAACCTATTTGTGTTATTGTCTATATGAGTCATTTTGGTGCCATAAAACTGTCTCATATAGTTCAATTTCAACTGCTTTTACATGGGTTTTGTCAACCTTAATCCTTGTTTATTCCAGAGAAAGAATCCTTAAAGAACACAAGAAATGGCCTTTGGTTCTTATTATATGGTGGGTGTACTCTATGTTGTTCTATATGGTTTTGGTAACATATTACATTATAACTCATTTAACATCCATAGATTTGAACATCCCAAAAGCCGAATTTGTTGATTTCTTGGGTTTTCCATTATCACTTTTCTTATGCTTCAATGGGGTTTATGGTTGTAGTTATGAACATGAACTCGAGCAACCATTACTTCCTCCTGAACAAGAGAGTAGTACTAAAGAGTTATCTGATTTCAGAAACAGTGGTTTCTGGAGTAAAATAGCGTTTTCATGGCTTAATCCACTTTTTAGACTTGGTAGGATTCAGCAGCTTGTATTAGCTGATATACCATCAGTACCTCAGTCAGAAACTGCAGAAAATGCCTCATCTGTATTGGAAGAATCGCTTCGAAAGCAGAAGATCAATGGATACTCCTTGCCAAATGCTATATGCAACAGCATGTGGAAATCATTACTCACCAATGCCTTCTTTGCTG GGGCTAATACCATTGCTTCATATATGGGTCCTCTGCTAATCACCCACTTTGTTGATTATCTTTCAACAAAGTCTGATAACACTAACTACCATGAAGGCTTGACTCTTCCTGTAATTTTCTTCATTGGCAAATGCATTGAGTCAATATCACAAAGGCAATGGTACTTTGGTGCTTCTTGTATTGGTATTCGTGTCAGAGCAGCTACCATTGCATTGGTATACAAAAGGTCTCTCAACATCAAAATTTTTGCTGTTGGGCAAGGAAATGGGAAGATCATCAACTTGATTAATGTCGATGCTGAAAGAATCGGTGACTTCTTCTTATACATTCATCGAATTTGGCTACTTCCATTGCAGGTTTCCCTTGCACTTGTTATCCTTTATATAAATCTTGGTGCTGCACCTGCAATTGCTGCTCTTTCTTCCACCATCTTCGTTATGATTTGCAACACTCCATTGGCTAGTAAGCAAGAGATGCTTCATTCGAAGATTATGGAAGCTAAAGACTCGAGAATCAAAGCTACAATGGAGACTCTAAAGAGCATGAGAGTCCTTAAACTTCATTCTTGGGAATCTTCTTTTATGGAAAAGATCTTGAAACTGAGAGAAACTGAGAAAGTTTGGTTGAGTAAGTATCTGTACACTTCTTCTGCTGTTGCCTTTTTGTTTTGGGCATCACCAACATTGGTTTCAGTGGTTACTTTCAGTGTCTGCATTTTGGTAAAGACACCATTAACTTCAGGAACTGTTCTATCTGCTTTAGCAACATTCAGGATTTTACAAGAGCCTATTTATAACCTGCCTGAGCTGATATCAATGATAGCACAGACGAGAGTCTCAGTTGCTCGACTTGAGAGCTTCTTAAGAGATGAAGATCATCAAATGAAGTTGTTAGCATACCGTAAATTTAGAGCATCTAGTCTTGCACTTGATATTGAGAGTGGTGAATATGCTTGGGATATTAACAATCACTATGCAAGGAAACCTACAATCAAGATTAGTGAACGGTTGAAAATAGATAAGGGTTGTAAGATTGCTGTTTGTGGGTCAGTTGGTTCAGGTAAATCGAGTTTACTTTGTAGCATACTTGGAGAAATTCCAAGAATTTTGGGTAGGGAGATTAAGGTGTATGGAACAAAAGCATATGTTCCACAGAATTCTTGGATACAAACTGGTACAGTAAGGGATAATGTATTGTTTGGGAAGGAGATGAACAAAGGATTTTATGAAGAGGTTCTGGAAGCATGTGCTTTGAATAAAGATCTTCAGATGTGGACTGATGCTGATATGTGTGTTGTAGGAGAAAGAGGTATTAATTTAAGTGGAGGTCAGAAACAGAGAATTCAGCTTGCTAGGGCGATTTACAGTGATGCTGATGTCTATTTCCTTGATGATCCATTCAGTGCTGTTGATGCTCTCACTGGTGCACACCTCTTCAAG AAGGCTCTTATGCAAATGTTGTCTGAGAAAACTGTAGTATACATTACTCATCAGCTGGAATTCTTGGGTGCAGCAGATGTTGTTCTG GTGATGAAAGATGGAAGAATTATTCAGTCaggaagatatgaagatttgATTAGAGATTCAGAAGGTGAACTCGTCAGACAAATGGATGCACACCAAAAATCACTAGAACAAGTTGACACAAATGACAGTGAATGTAACCAAAACTCAACTGCaaaatcatcatcttcatcagtTTCTCAAGACCTTATAGAAGAAAATTCTTCATGCTCAATTCAATATGACAAGTTAGCAAAAACTAATGATGAAGAAGCTATAAGAGGGAGAGTGAATTGGAATGTTTACTCAACTTTCATTACTGCTGCATACAGAGGAGCCTTAGTTCCTGTTATCCTGCTATGTCAGATTCTTTTTCAGGGACTGCAAATAGGCAGCAGTTACTGGCTTGCTTGGGCAACAGAGGAAGAAGATCGAGTTAGCCATAAACGTCTGATGAcagtttttgttcttctttctGGTGGAAGTTGTGTGTTTATTTTAGGGAGGACTATATTTCTTTCAACTATAGCCATTGAGACTGCTCAGCAGATGTTCCTCAGTATGATCAAATCTGTTTTCCGTGCTCCTATATCCTTTTTCGACTTCACACCAACCAGTCGAATACTCAGCAGG TCTTCTACAGATCAAAGTACAGTGGACATGGACATCCCTTACAGATTAGCTGGACTAGTATTTGCTCTAATTCAGCTCCTCAGCATAATTTTCCTCATGTCTCGTGTTGCATGGCAAATTATTCTTATATTTGTTGCTGTCATTGCCATTTCCTGTTGGTATCAG GCATATTATATAACAACTGCAAGGGAGCTTGCCAGGATGGTTGGGATTCGAAAAGCTCCAATTCTCCACCATTTCTCAGAAAGTATGGTGGGTTCTCCAACTATCAGGTGCTTCAATCAAGAGGGCCGTTTTTATGAGAAAATTCTGAGTTTGGTGAATGATTATTCAAGAGTTACCTTCCATAATATTGCTGCAATGGAATGGCTTTCTGTGAGGATAAACTTTTTGTTCAATGTTGTCTTCTTCGTCGTACTAGTCATCTTAGTGATGTTGCCAAGGTCAGCCATTGATCCAA GCATGTCGGGCCTAGCAGTCACATACGGGCTAAACATGAATGTGTTACAAGCTTGGATAATATGGAACTTGTGTAATGTGGAGAACAAAATGATATCAGTCGAAAGGATTCTTGAGTTTGCAAGGCTACCAAGTGAAGCACCATCTGTTATAGAACACTGCAGGCCTGAATCAGATTGGCCTACTGAAGGTTTTATTCAGTTCGAGAATCTGCATGTTCGGTATTCCCCTGATTTACCCATGGTGCTAAAAGGGATCACCAGCACTATACCTGCTAAGATGAAAGTTGGAGTTGTTGGAAGAACTGGAAGTGGGAAATCAACTCTGATACAAGCACTTTTTCGGGTGGTTGAGCCTTCACAGGGTCGTATTCTCATTGATGGAGTTGATGTTTGTATGTTGGGATTGAAAGATTTGAGATCTAGGCTAAGTATTATACCTCAAGATCCTACTCTTTTTCAAGGAAATGTGAGGTTTAATCTTGATCCACTCGAAGAACATTCTGATCAAGAGATTTGGGAG GTACTCAACAAGTGCCATGGCCTTGCTAGCGTTATAAGGCAGGACGCGAGGCTTCTTGATGCCCCTG TTGCTGAAGATGGAGAAAACTGGAGTTTAGGGCAAAGGCAGTTAGTTTGTCTAGGAAGGGTGCTTCTCCAAAGGAGAAGAATCCTAGTATTAGATGAAGCTACTGCATCTGTTGATACAGCAACTGATAATATAATTCAGAAAACTGTCAGAGAAGAAACAAGCGGATGTACTGTAATCACGGTTGCACACAGGATACCTACTGTTATTGACAATGATCTTGTGTTAGTTCTCGATCAAG GCAAGATCGCAGAGTATGACTCTCCTTCTGAACTGTTAAAAGACGGTTCAACTGCATTCTCAAAGTTGGTGAAGGAATTTCTCCGTAGATCATCCAAGCATTTCGATgaaatatag